Proteins from a single region of Parasedimentitalea psychrophila:
- a CDS encoding DUF2062 domain-containing protein, translated as MVFRRRDRRSPLRATADFLWPRGGWTRAFHYVKHRVRRLPDSPERIARGIAAGVFTAFTPFYGLHFVVAVMLARLFNGNILAALSGTFFGNPLTYVPIGVASLQTGHWLLGTEFDTEVDHSLIGKFFGVSKDLWNNLLALISDREADWHGLQIFYNEVFLPYLIGGVIPGLVAAAVCYGLSVPLIRAYQHRRRSKIKAKFKAIKARARVENGLPGTAVSIKVASHKLP; from the coding sequence TTGGTATTCAGGCGCCGTGACCGACGTTCGCCGCTACGTGCGACTGCGGATTTTCTCTGGCCGCGTGGCGGTTGGACGCGGGCATTCCATTACGTAAAACACCGGGTGCGGCGGCTGCCTGATTCGCCGGAACGCATTGCGCGTGGCATCGCGGCGGGGGTGTTCACTGCCTTTACGCCGTTTTATGGGCTGCATTTTGTGGTGGCGGTGATGTTGGCGCGGTTGTTCAACGGCAATATCCTGGCGGCGCTGAGCGGCACCTTTTTTGGCAATCCGCTGACCTATGTGCCGATCGGAGTAGCATCGCTGCAAACCGGCCACTGGTTGTTGGGCACCGAATTTGACACCGAGGTGGATCATTCGCTGATCGGCAAGTTCTTTGGGGTCAGCAAGGATCTGTGGAACAATCTGCTGGCGCTGATCTCGGACCGCGAGGCGGACTGGCATGGGTTGCAGATATTCTACAACGAGGTGTTTCTGCCCTATCTGATCGGCGGGGTGATTCCCGGCCTGGTGGCGGCGGCAGTCTGCTATGGTCTCAGCGTGCCGCTGATCCGGGCCTATCAGCACCGCCGCCGCTCTAAGATCAAAGCCAAATTCAAGGCGATCAAAGCGCGGGCCAGGGTGGAAAACGGCCTCCCCGGCACTGCGGTTTCGATCAAAGTGGCCTCGCATAAGTTGCCTTAG
- a CDS encoding pyridoxine 5'-phosphate synthase, which yields MAKNSLRLGLNIDHVATLRNARGGSNPDPIRAAKMAEEAGVDGITAHLREDRRHITDADIEGLMQALTLPLNFEMAATDEMQAIALRHRPHAVCIVPEKREERTTEGGLEVAREQNKLTDFIAPLREAGSRISLFVAADMKQVEAAHRVGADIIELHVGAYCDAHAEGDFKLRDAEFESLREMSTYAHSLGLEVHAGHGLTYDCVAPIAAFPEVQELNIGHFLIGEAIFRGLTPAVREMRRLMDEARG from the coding sequence ATGGCCAAAAACTCTCTTCGACTGGGTCTCAACATTGATCATGTGGCGACGCTGCGCAATGCGCGTGGTGGTTCCAATCCAGACCCGATTCGGGCTGCAAAAATGGCGGAAGAGGCCGGCGTTGATGGCATCACCGCCCACCTGCGTGAGGATCGCCGCCATATCACTGACGCCGACATCGAAGGCCTGATGCAGGCGCTTACCCTGCCGCTGAATTTTGAAATGGCAGCCACCGACGAAATGCAGGCCATTGCGCTGCGGCATCGCCCGCACGCGGTTTGCATCGTGCCCGAGAAACGCGAAGAGCGCACCACCGAGGGTGGGCTGGAAGTGGCGCGTGAGCAAAACAAGCTGACCGATTTCATTGCGCCACTGCGTGAGGCTGGTAGCCGAATATCGCTTTTTGTCGCTGCTGACATGAAGCAGGTCGAAGCCGCGCACCGGGTTGGTGCTGATATTATCGAGCTGCATGTGGGGGCTTATTGCGATGCCCATGCCGAAGGTGATTTCAAATTGCGTGACGCGGAATTTGAGAGCCTACGTGAAATGTCCACCTATGCCCATTCGCTTGGGCTGGAGGTTCATGCCGGCCACGGGCTGACCTATGACTGCGTTGCACCTATCGCGGCTTTCCCCGAGGTGCAGGAATTGAACATTGGTCATTTCCTGATTGGGGAAGCGATTTTCAGGGGGCTAACCCCCGCGGTTCGTGAAATGCGACGCCTGATGGACGAGGCGCGAGGCTGA